One segment of Shewanella piezotolerans WP3 DNA contains the following:
- the nrfD gene encoding NrfD/PsrC family molybdoenzyme membrane anchor subunit, whose amino-acid sequence MNNIWGSMEQYDPVVWNWIIAVYLFMAGLSAGSMLVAIGLKWYKQSRGLPTEGLPVIKAAAVIGPVAICLGMALLVLDLTKPFEFYHILLNYNLTSVMAWGVIALLVYIPLVFVFAALVFEKQVLHFAPWLAGVLKVCRQLEGSLNKLIFALALGVGVYTGFLLSAMISYPILNTAVLPALFLASAMSVGSAGNILVATLFFSKKESDCIEQVHRIEYPVAFNEALCLVLLFVGLNFSGPAAQAATAAITTGAWASVFWIGVVGLGLVVPVLASTLAPKAWRHTKGFLITVSCSTILGVLALRHFVVYAGQSYIS is encoded by the coding sequence ATGAACAATATATGGGGCTCAATGGAGCAATACGATCCCGTTGTATGGAATTGGATCATCGCTGTGTATCTCTTTATGGCTGGTCTGTCAGCAGGTTCAATGTTGGTGGCGATTGGGCTCAAGTGGTACAAACAAAGCCGCGGGCTACCCACAGAGGGCTTGCCGGTAATTAAAGCCGCAGCTGTGATTGGACCGGTAGCAATTTGTTTAGGGATGGCACTGTTAGTACTCGATTTGACAAAACCGTTCGAGTTTTATCATATCTTGCTTAATTATAACCTCACCTCAGTGATGGCATGGGGAGTTATCGCTTTACTGGTATATATTCCGCTAGTATTTGTATTTGCTGCGTTAGTGTTCGAAAAGCAGGTACTACATTTTGCGCCTTGGCTTGCCGGAGTATTGAAGGTATGCCGGCAACTTGAGGGCAGCCTTAACAAGCTTATATTTGCGCTAGCTTTAGGTGTTGGGGTTTACACTGGCTTCCTACTATCGGCGATGATTAGCTACCCTATCTTAAATACAGCAGTATTACCGGCACTGTTTTTAGCGTCGGCAATGTCGGTCGGCTCAGCGGGGAATATATTAGTTGCTACATTGTTTTTCAGTAAAAAAGAGTCTGATTGTATTGAGCAGGTGCACCGCATTGAGTATCCAGTGGCGTTTAACGAGGCGCTTTGTCTGGTGTTGTTGTTCGTTGGACTTAACTTCTCAGGCCCTGCAGCACAAGCGGCTACCGCTGCAATTACCACTGGTGCATGGGCAAGCGTGTTTTGGATAGGTGTGGTTGGCTTAGGTCTAGTGGTGCCTGTATTAGCCAGTACTTTAGCGCCAAAGGCATGGCGTCATACCAAAGGCTTTTTAATCACGGTATCTTGTAGCACCATTTTAGGGGTATTAGCATTACGTCACTTTGTTGTGTATGCAGGACAAAGTTATATTAGCTAA